The following proteins are co-located in the Onychomys torridus chromosome 6, mOncTor1.1, whole genome shotgun sequence genome:
- the Znf697 gene encoding zinc finger protein 697 isoform X2, with product MEQEDNQGVCEPQNSEDRGMGSDFENSEDREGDPEERGMGSNPRDTEERGQLEQEMDSNPRDDNLKGDSQGREMVSTVCPEGLLSEEEGAVLREEEDDQPGVADMALFPGLSESDSISRSPGGEEEEEEEEEENVAGNRLMEEDEQLPPPVLPWRRHLSLGGRHRGDKPAHRRFHRLHHPMTMDLGELDSLMASIMDAPTICPDCGESFSPGAAFLQHQRIHRLAEAAAVASLEPFGLAAECGGVVGMMGMGVAGGFGAGPALARPPREKPFRCGECGKGFSRNTYLTNHLRLHTGERPNLCADCGKSFSWRADLLKHRRLHTGEKPYPCPECGEAFSLSSHLLSHRRAHAAASGAGSAALRPFACGECGKGFVRRSHLANHQRIHTGEKPHGCGECGKRFSWRSDLVKHQRVHTGEKPYMCSECGETFSVSSHLFTHKRTHSGERPYVCRECGKGFGRNSHLVNHLRVHTGEKPFRCGQCEKRFSDFSTLTQHQRTHTGEKPYTCIECGKSFIQSSHLIRHRRIHTGNKPHKCAGCGKGFRYKTHLAQHQKLHVC from the exons ATGGAACAGGAAGATAATCAAGGTGTGTGTGAACCCCAGAATTCCGAAGACAGAGGTATGGGTTCTGACTTTGAGAACTCCGAGGACAGAGAAGGGGACCCAGAAGAAAGAGGAATGGGCTCCAATCCACGCGACACAGAAGAGAGGGGCCAGCTGGAGCAGGAGATGGACTCCAACCCACGGGATGACAATCTAAAAGGGGACTCACAAGGGAGGGAAATGGTGTCCACTGTCTGTCCAG AGGGGCTGCTGAGTGAGGAAGAAGGGGCTGTCCTCCGTGAGGAAGAGGACGACCAGCCTGGTGTGGCTGACATGGCACTGTTCCCAGGCCTGTCAGAATCTGACAGTATATCCCGGAGTCccgggggagaagaggaggaggaagaggaagaggaggaaaacgTTGCGGGGAACCGGCTGATGGAGGAAGATGAGCAGTTGCCTCCTCCGGTGCTTCCCTGGAGGCGTCACCTCTCCCTGGGGGGTCGACACCGAGGTGACAAACCGGCCCACCGCCGCTTCCACCGGCTCCATCACCCCATGACCATGGACCTCGGGGAACTCGACAGCCTGATGGCCAGCATCATGGACGCGCCCACCATCTGCCCGGACTGCGGGGAGAGCTTCAGTCCGGGCGCCGCCTTTCTGCAGCACCAGCGCATCCACCGCCTGGCTGAGGCCGCTGCCGTGGCCAGCCTGGAGCCCTTCGGCTTGGCCGCCGAGTGCGGTGGGGTGGTGGGGATGATGGGCATGGGCGTGGCCGGCGGCTTCGGGGCGGGGCCCGCGCTGGCCCGGCCCCCTCGCGAGAAGCCCTTCCGCTGCGGGGAGTGCGGCAAAGGCTTCAGCCGCAACACCTACCTGACCAACCACTTGCGGCTGCACACGGGCGAGCGGCCCAACCTGTGCGCGGACTGCGGCAAGAGCTTCAGCTGGCGCGCCGACCTGCTCAAGCACCGGCGCCTGCACACGGGCGAGAAGCCCTACCCGTGCCCGGAGTGCGGCGAGGCCTTCAGCCTCAGCTCGCACTTGCTCAGCCACCGGCGCGCGCACGCGGCGGCCAGCGGCGCGGGCTCGGCGGCGCTGCGGCCCTTCGCGTGCGGCGAGTGCGGGAAGGGTTTCGTGCGCCGCTCGCACCTGGCCAACCACCAGCGCATCCACACGGGCGAGAAGCCGCACGGCTGCGGCGAGTGCGGCAAGCGCTTCAGCTGGCGCTCGGACCTGGTGAAGCACCAGCGCGTGCACACGGGCGAGAAGCCCTACATGTGCTCCGAGTGCGGCGAGACCTTCAGCGTGAGCTCGCACCTCTTCACGCACAAGCGCACGCACTCGGGCGAGCGGCCCTACGTGTGCCGCGAGTGTGGCAAGGGCTTCGGCCGCAACTCGCACCTCGTCAACCACCTGCGCGTGCACACCGGCGAGAAGCCGTTCCGCTGCGGCCAGTGCGAGAAGCGCTTCAGCGACTTCTCCACGCTCACGCAGCACCAGCGCACGCACACGGGCGAGAAGCCCTACACGTGCATCGAGTGCGGCAAGAGCTTCATCCAGAGCTCGCACCTCATCCGCCACCGCCGCATCCACACCGGCAACAAGCCCCACAAGTGTGCGGGCTGCGGCAAGGGCTTCCGCTACAAGACGCACCTTGCGCAGCACCAGAAGTTGCACGTGTGCTAG
- the Znf697 gene encoding zinc finger protein 697 isoform X1, with protein MLLKESLVTSPLSCWMEQEDNQGVCEPQNSEDRGMGSDFENSEDREGDPEERGMGSNPRDTEERGQLEQEMDSNPRDDNLKGDSQGREMVSTVCPEGLLSEEEGAVLREEEDDQPGVADMALFPGLSESDSISRSPGGEEEEEEEEEENVAGNRLMEEDEQLPPPVLPWRRHLSLGGRHRGDKPAHRRFHRLHHPMTMDLGELDSLMASIMDAPTICPDCGESFSPGAAFLQHQRIHRLAEAAAVASLEPFGLAAECGGVVGMMGMGVAGGFGAGPALARPPREKPFRCGECGKGFSRNTYLTNHLRLHTGERPNLCADCGKSFSWRADLLKHRRLHTGEKPYPCPECGEAFSLSSHLLSHRRAHAAASGAGSAALRPFACGECGKGFVRRSHLANHQRIHTGEKPHGCGECGKRFSWRSDLVKHQRVHTGEKPYMCSECGETFSVSSHLFTHKRTHSGERPYVCRECGKGFGRNSHLVNHLRVHTGEKPFRCGQCEKRFSDFSTLTQHQRTHTGEKPYTCIECGKSFIQSSHLIRHRRIHTGNKPHKCAGCGKGFRYKTHLAQHQKLHVC; from the exons GAATCCTTGGTTACCTCACCCCTTTCTTGCTGGATGGAACAGGAAGATAATCAAGGTGTGTGTGAACCCCAGAATTCCGAAGACAGAGGTATGGGTTCTGACTTTGAGAACTCCGAGGACAGAGAAGGGGACCCAGAAGAAAGAGGAATGGGCTCCAATCCACGCGACACAGAAGAGAGGGGCCAGCTGGAGCAGGAGATGGACTCCAACCCACGGGATGACAATCTAAAAGGGGACTCACAAGGGAGGGAAATGGTGTCCACTGTCTGTCCAG AGGGGCTGCTGAGTGAGGAAGAAGGGGCTGTCCTCCGTGAGGAAGAGGACGACCAGCCTGGTGTGGCTGACATGGCACTGTTCCCAGGCCTGTCAGAATCTGACAGTATATCCCGGAGTCccgggggagaagaggaggaggaagaggaagaggaggaaaacgTTGCGGGGAACCGGCTGATGGAGGAAGATGAGCAGTTGCCTCCTCCGGTGCTTCCCTGGAGGCGTCACCTCTCCCTGGGGGGTCGACACCGAGGTGACAAACCGGCCCACCGCCGCTTCCACCGGCTCCATCACCCCATGACCATGGACCTCGGGGAACTCGACAGCCTGATGGCCAGCATCATGGACGCGCCCACCATCTGCCCGGACTGCGGGGAGAGCTTCAGTCCGGGCGCCGCCTTTCTGCAGCACCAGCGCATCCACCGCCTGGCTGAGGCCGCTGCCGTGGCCAGCCTGGAGCCCTTCGGCTTGGCCGCCGAGTGCGGTGGGGTGGTGGGGATGATGGGCATGGGCGTGGCCGGCGGCTTCGGGGCGGGGCCCGCGCTGGCCCGGCCCCCTCGCGAGAAGCCCTTCCGCTGCGGGGAGTGCGGCAAAGGCTTCAGCCGCAACACCTACCTGACCAACCACTTGCGGCTGCACACGGGCGAGCGGCCCAACCTGTGCGCGGACTGCGGCAAGAGCTTCAGCTGGCGCGCCGACCTGCTCAAGCACCGGCGCCTGCACACGGGCGAGAAGCCCTACCCGTGCCCGGAGTGCGGCGAGGCCTTCAGCCTCAGCTCGCACTTGCTCAGCCACCGGCGCGCGCACGCGGCGGCCAGCGGCGCGGGCTCGGCGGCGCTGCGGCCCTTCGCGTGCGGCGAGTGCGGGAAGGGTTTCGTGCGCCGCTCGCACCTGGCCAACCACCAGCGCATCCACACGGGCGAGAAGCCGCACGGCTGCGGCGAGTGCGGCAAGCGCTTCAGCTGGCGCTCGGACCTGGTGAAGCACCAGCGCGTGCACACGGGCGAGAAGCCCTACATGTGCTCCGAGTGCGGCGAGACCTTCAGCGTGAGCTCGCACCTCTTCACGCACAAGCGCACGCACTCGGGCGAGCGGCCCTACGTGTGCCGCGAGTGTGGCAAGGGCTTCGGCCGCAACTCGCACCTCGTCAACCACCTGCGCGTGCACACCGGCGAGAAGCCGTTCCGCTGCGGCCAGTGCGAGAAGCGCTTCAGCGACTTCTCCACGCTCACGCAGCACCAGCGCACGCACACGGGCGAGAAGCCCTACACGTGCATCGAGTGCGGCAAGAGCTTCATCCAGAGCTCGCACCTCATCCGCCACCGCCGCATCCACACCGGCAACAAGCCCCACAAGTGTGCGGGCTGCGGCAAGGGCTTCCGCTACAAGACGCACCTTGCGCAGCACCAGAAGTTGCACGTGTGCTAG